A part of Primulina eburnea isolate SZY01 chromosome 10, ASM2296580v1, whole genome shotgun sequence genomic DNA contains:
- the LOC140842724 gene encoding glucan endo-1,3-beta-glucosidase 11-like: MRVLPFLFLIFFSSMNEKLTATAFTGTYGINYGRIADNIPSPDQVVSLLRAAKIKNVRIYDADHSVLNAFKGTGLELVIGLPNGFVKDMSAHADHALTWVKENVMAFLPETHIVGIAIGNEVLGNDNELSGSLLGAVKNIYNATKNLGIDDVVQISTAHSQAVFMNSYPPSSCTFKDSVVQFMKPLLEFFSQIGSPFCLNAYPFLAYTYNPDTIDINYALFQATEGIYDEKTNLHYDNMLDAQIDAAYVALEDAGFKKMEVIITETGWASHGDQNEPAATQSNARTYNYNLRKRLAKRKGTPFRPKRMLKAYIFALFNEDSKPGAGSEKYYGLFKADGSISYDIGFPGLKSSSAVSSRLSSKEFQAGKLFGSYSSISAIASTIILLLLRL; the protein is encoded by the exons ATGAGGGTTCTGCCGTTTTTGTTCTTGATATTCTTCTCTAGTATGAATG AAAAATTGACCGCAACTGCATTCACCGGAACCTATGGAATAAACTATGGTAGAATAGCAGACAACATCCCTTCACCCGACCAAGTGGTTTCGCTACTTAGAGCTGCAaagatcaagaatgtcagaataTACGATGCCGATCATAGTGTTCTGAATGCCTTTAAAGGTACTGGGCTTGAGTTGGTAATAGGACTTCCAAATGGATTTGTGAAAGATATGAGTGCTCATGCTGATCATGCTCTGACTTGGGTCAAAGAAAATGTTATGGCATTCCTACCTGAAACACACATTGTCGGGATTGCGATTGGGAATGAAGTTTTGGGAAATGATAATGAACTTTCCGGATCTTTACTAGGTGCTGTCAAAAATATATACAATGCTACTAAGAATCTTGGAATAGACGATGTGGTTCAGATTTCTACTGCTCATTCTCAGGCTGTTTTTATGAATTCGTATCCTCCCTCTTCGTGTACTTTTAAAGACAGTGTTGTACAGTTTATGAAACCTCTGTTGGAATTTTTCTCTCAGATAGGCTCTCCGTTCTGTTTAAATGCCTACCCCTTCTTGGCTTATACTTATAATCCGGATACAATCGACATAAATTATGCTCTATTTCAGGCAACAGAGGGAATATATGATGAAAAAACGAATCTTCACTATGACAACATGCTTGATGCACAGATTGATGCTGCTTATGTTGCTTTAGAGGATGCAGGGTTCAAAAAAATGGAAGTTATAATCACAGAGACTGGTTGGGCTTCACATGGTGATCAAAACGAACCAGCTGCTACACAAAGCAATGCAAGGACTTACAATTATAACCTACGTAAGAGGCTTGCCAAGAGGAAAGGAACTCCATTTAGACCAAAAAGGATGCTGAAAGCGTACATATTTGCATTATTTAATGAGGATTCAAAACCTGGTGCCGGTTCTGAGAAATACTATGGGCTGTTTAAAGCTGACGGGAGTATCTCTTATGATATTGGGTTTCCTGGACTTAAATCTTCATCTGCTGTTTCTTCTCGATTGTCCTCTAAG GAGTTTCAAGCAGGAAAGTTGTTTGGATCCTATTCCTCCATCTCTGCTATCGCTTCTACAATAATACTTCTGCTGCTGAGATTATGA
- the LOC140842723 gene encoding uncharacterized protein isoform X2 produces MPRPGPRPYECVKRTWHSDRHQPLRGMIIQQIFRLVHENHCGATKKNREWLEKLPIVVLKSEEIMYSKANSEAEYSNLETLWDRANEAIDTIIRKEESTETGGLLPPCVEAALNLGCVPVRASRSQRNNNPRSYLRARNQESFDLSPNVSNENTTEHHSIQIPPHTANISMFKKPPNVDSPSLVSEFNKCLTLDTNEGIASFEKLPGIRNSWCTESGSNNAVNIGSVYPLCYGNFKPESSQLGFREPLKSDAIIFGVPIFSSVAKPAEIGSLQNLFPYATDSGITGGSLQSDPKDNMATEPQIGCDLSLRLGRLSGSNSSRENFPGCGTDSVVCRVSQVEDQPNFKEFHFFPVESVSAYDLSMQSRGNWNYEVENPNGEEVSRKRKLPVSGDADLQLCFWSQDFISIQFDGQMKRPGL; encoded by the exons ATGCCTAGGCCTGGACCAAGACCGTATGAGTGTGTGAAAAGGACTTGGCATAGCGACAGACACCAACCCTTGAGAGGAATGATTATCCAACAGATTTTCAG GCTTGTGCATGAAAATCACTGTGGTGCAACCAAGAAAAATAGAGAATGGCTGGAGAAGCTGCCTATTGTGGTCTTGAAATCAGAGGAGATTATGTACTCAAAAGCCAATTCTGAG GCTGAGTATTCTAATCTTGAAACGCTCTGGGACCGGGCTAATGAAGCCATTGATACGATCATTAGGAAAGAAGAGAGTACAGAGACTGGAGGGCTTTTGCCTCCTTGTGTTGAAG CTGCACTTAATTTGGGATGTGTTCCGGTAAGAGCATCTAGAAGCCAAAGGAACAACAACCCGAGATCTTACCTCCGAGCAAGAAATCAAGAATCATTCGACTTGTCTCCGAATGTCTCAAATGAGAATACCACTGAACACCATTCTATACAGATACCTCCTCATACAGCCAATATCTCAATGTTCAAGAAACCGCCTAATGTAGATTCTCCAAGTTTAGTTTCGGAGTTTAACAAGTGTCTAACTTTAGATACTAATGAAGGAATTGCTTCTTTTGAAAAACTTCCTGGTATCAGGAATAGTTGGTGTACTGAATCGGGATCTAACAATGCGGTCAACATCGGTTCTGTATATCCCTTATGCTATGGTAACTTCAAACCAGAATCTTCTCAGTTAGGCTTCCGAGAACCCCTAAAATCTGATGCTATCATCTTTGGCGTTCCTATTTTTTCTTCGGTTGCTAAACCTGCTGAAATCGGAAGCTTGCAAAATCTATTCCCTTATGCTACAGATTCAGGCATTACTGGAGGAAGTTTGCAATCAGATCCAAAGGACAACATGGCAACGGAACCTCAAATAGGTTGTGACTTGTCCTTGAGATTGGGTAGGCTTTCAGGGTCAAACTCGAGCAGGGAAAACTTCCCTGGTTGTGGAACTGATAGTGTTGTTTGTAGAGTTTCTCAGGTCGAAGACCAGCCCAACTTCAAGGAGTTCCATTTCTTTCCTGTAGAATCTGTCTCGGCCTATGATCTATCCATGCAAAGTAGAGGTAATTGGAATTACGAGGTTGAAAATCCGAATGGGGAAGAAGTTTCTAGAAAGCGTAAGCTACCCGTTAGTGGAGATGCAGACCTCCAGTTATGTTTCTGGTCACAGGATTTTATTTCTATCCAGTTTGATGGTCAAATGAAAAGACCAGGCTTGTAG
- the LOC140803723 gene encoding expansin-B6-like, with amino-acid sequence MFFTRSFPVKVIAAILMFINQHCLCLSPGSSKSYVADGFAPAVATWYGSATGPGSGAACGFADDVASAPYNGYTAAGNNNLFKSGKGCGSCYQVRCSKHPSCSGSPITLTITNECPGDCNIVPYHFDLGGKAFGLLAKQGQEDALRKSGIIDVEFQRVPCSYKSNIVFKIDEGSNPNFLAFAMEYINGDGDIGAVELFPSNSKEITMEQSWGATWKAGIPAGVKGPYSVKITTIESRKSVVAKNVIPADWAPRKYYNSSVNIQSF; translated from the exons ATGTTCTTCACCCGTTCTTTCCCAGTTAAGGTAATTGCGGCAATTTTAATGTTTATAAACCAACATTGCCTCTGTCTGAGTCCGGGATCATCAAAATCGTATGTCGCTGATGGTTTCGCCCCTGCTGTAGCAACATGGTATGGGAGCGCGACAGGACCAGGAAGTG GTGCAGCTTGTGGATTTGCAGATGACGTAGCAAGTGCGCCATACAATGGTTATACAGCTGCAGGAAACAACAATCTATTTAAATCAGGAAAGGGTTGTGGGAGTTGCTACCAG GTGAGATGCAGCAAACATCCTTCTTGCTCAGGTTCTCCAATAACTTTAACCATCACCAATGAGTGTCCCGGTGACTGCAATATTGTCCCTTATCATTTTGATTTGGGTGGAAAAGCTTTCGGGTTGTTAGCAAAACAAGGGCAAGAAGACGCATTGAGAAAATCTGGAATAATCGACGTCGAATTTCAAAG GGTGCCATGCAGCTATAAATCAAACATAGTATTCAAAATTGACGAGGGTTCCAACCCTAATTTTCTAGCATTTGCAATGGAGTATATCAATGGTGATGGAGACATCGGTGCTGTAGAGTTGTTCCCTTCGAATTCGAAAGAGATAACCATGGAACAATCATGGGGCGCCACATGGAAAGCAGGAATACCAGCAGGAGTAAAAGGTCCTTATTCGGTGAAGATAACTACTATTGAATCAAGAAAATCAGTGGTTGCCAAAAATGTGATTCCTGCTGATTGGGCTCCTCGGAAATACTATAATTCAAGTGTTAATATCCAAAGCTTCTGA
- the LOC140842721 gene encoding uncharacterized protein: MSIPRSQSDQLLSSSASPATSSSSWDCMLPGPPSKNNGGSADLSSAGLLAYASGSSVTVLETHSMQLVSTMPMPPPSPSAVSPFITAVRWSPLSLPHLLLENSSPHLLLAVGDRHGRISILDFRSKSPILFLDSNTSNSSKLGIQDLCWVQTRSDSWGLAAISGPSLLSLYNTATGRCFFKYDASPEYFSCLRRDPFDSRHFCVLGLKGFLLSVKLLGDSETDVVMKELQIRTEASELQRLERDSPSNGGAPASATFPNYLVKFAFSPHWKHVILVGFPRELVVFDLQYESVLFATGLPRGCGKVLDVLPDASMDIFYCVHMDGKLTTWRCKEGEQVHIMCSMDELIPSIGTSVPSPSLLAVTISQLDSTLQDIGKLCSDATSLDIDFDSPFDFVDESSIISKTHLISISDDGKLWKWCMTAEESSAVPKDIEIVSEIVKASKVPVPEIESQLVFSANECAISSVNQQDDTYRRKNCQSRRTIAADEVLYKINLVGQLHLLSSTVTMLAVPSPSLTATLARGGNSPAVAVPLVALGTQSGTVDVIDISANAVAASFSIHSNMVRGLRWLGNSRLVSFSYSQVTEKTGGYVNRLVVTCLRSGLNRTFRTMQKPERAPIRALRASSSGRYLLILFRDAPVEVWAMTKTPIMLRSLALPFTVLEWTLPTVPRPTQSTPSRTSSFLSRDRVGMPPSGTSSPTKAPSSDSITLTCNSSSFAEGADGSQDEFSESFAFALVNGALGVFEVHGRRIRDFRPKWPSSSFVSSDGLITAMAYRLPHVVMGDRSGNIRWWDVTTGQSSSFNTHRDGIKRIKFSPVVPGDRSRGRIAVLFYDNTFSVFDLDSPDPMANSLLQPQFPGTLVLELDWMPLRTNKNDPLVLCIAGADSSFRLVEVTVSDVKLGGIGAQSRSMKERFRPVPLLSPLLLPTPHALALRMIIQLGVKPAWFDAFNSAMNIVDSHTPRTPSDGDFRGYMMDSPRVGDTVVPEMLLKVLEPYRKEGCLLDDDKVRLYSKVVQKDSSLRLAFAAAVFGDSMESLFWLQLPHALNHLMFKMANKSPQKVPTSAQTPEIDEASMLSRISSKGKSGPGSGKKNLLINGQLRLMAFQPEELCERATERITWHEKLEDEEAIQNRVHELVSVGNLEAAVSLLLSTPPESSYFYANALRAVALSSAVSSSLLELAVKVVAANMVRSDRSLSGTHLLCAVGRYQEACSQLQDAGRWTDAATLAATHLKGSDYARVLQRWAEQVLYAEHNLWRALILYVAAGALPEALAALREAQLPDTAAMFILVCREIHAKFLSNLDSEEEASSIKDKLSNLPGLNPVNDDVIAVGEYYGQYQRKLVHLCMDSQPYTD; the protein is encoded by the exons ATGTCGATACCTCGGTCGCAGAGCGATCAACTCTTGTCCTCCTCCGCCTCCCCCGCAACCTCCTCCTCTTCATGGGACTGCATGCTGCCCGGACCGCCGTCCAAGAACAACGGCGGATCAGCTGATCTATCTTCAGCCGGCTTACTCGCCTACGCCTCCGGCAGCTCCGTCACCGTTCTCGAAACCCATTCCATGCAGCTCGTCTCCACCATGCCCATGCCCCCGCCCTCTCCCTCTGCTGTCTCACCTTTCATAACTGCTGTCCGATGGTCTCCGCTCTCACTCCCTCATCTCCTCCTCGAGAACTCATCCCCTCACCTTCTTCTCGCCGTGGGTGATCGCCATGGACGCATTTCGATCCTAGATTTCCGATCGAAATCCCCGATACTGTTCTTGGACAGCAATACTTCTAATTCGTCTAAATTGGGCATTCAGGATCTCTGTTGGGTTCAGACCCGTTCAGACTCCTGGGGTCTCGCCGCCATTTCCGGCCCTTCATTGCTCTCTCTTTACAATACCGCTACGGGGAGATGCTTCTTTAAGTATGACGCTTCACCAGAGTACTTCTCCTGTCTCCGCCGCGACCCCTTTGATTCACGTCATTTCTGTGTTCTGGGCCTCAAGGGCTTCTTGCTCTCGGTGAAATTGCTTGGTGACTCAGAGACCGACGTTGTGATGAAGGAGCTTCAGATTCGTACTGAGGCCTCGGAATTGCAGAGACTGGAGAGGGATTCTCCTAGCAATGGTGGAGCGCCAGCTTCGGCAACTTTCCCAAATTATCTGGTGAAATTTGCGTTCTCGCCACACTGGAAGCATGTGATATTAGTAGGCTTTCCTAGGGAGCTCGTGGTGTTTGACTTGCAGTATGAATCTGTGTTGTTTGCAACGGGCCTGCCAAGGGGATGCGGAAAGGTTTTAGATGTGTTGCCAGATGCGAGTATGGATATATTTTACTGTGTTCATATGGATGGGAAGCTCACTACTTGGCGATGCAAAGA AGGCGAGCAGGTGCACATTATGTGTTCAATGGACGAATTGATTCCCTCAATCGGTACATCTGTTCCTTCTCCATCACTTCTGGCTGTTACCATCTCCCAGTTAGATTCAACACTCCAAGATATTGGCAAGCTTTGTTCGGATGCGACTTCACTTGATATAGATTTTGATAGTCCATTTGATTTTGTTGATGAATCTTCTATCATTTCTAAAACTCATTTAATATCAATTTCGGATGATGGGAAACTGTGGAAATGGTGCATGACTGCTGAAGAATCCAGCGCTGTTCCGAAGGATATAGAGATTGTTAGTGAAATTGTAAAAGCCAGTAAAGTTCCAGTTCCAGAAATTGAATCCCAGTTAGTTTTTTCGGCTAATGAATGTGCAATTAGCTCGGTTAACCAGCAAGATGATACATATAGAAGAAAGAACTGCCAATCTAGACGTACCATTGCCGCAGATGAAGTTTTATATAAG ATTAACCTAGTTGGGCAACTGCATCTTCTCTCGTCAACAGTGACTATGCTGGCCGTACCATCTCCTTCGCTTACAGCTACTTTGGCAC GTGGGGGAAATTCTCCTGCTGTAGCTGTTCCGCTAGTTGCTTTAGGAACTCAAAGTGGCACAGTTGATGTGATTGATATCTCTGCAAATGCTGTTGCTGCAAGTTTTTCCATTCATAGTAATATGGTCAGGGGATTACGCTGGCTGGGAAATTCAAGATTGGTGTCATTCTCTTATTCACAG GTAACCGAAAAAACAGGAGGTTATGTTAATAGACTAGTTGTTACCTGCCTAAGAAGTGGCCTTAATCGAACATTTCGAACTATGCAAAAGCCAGAGAGAGCTCCAATTAGAGCATTGAGGGCTTCATCTTCTGGAAG ATATCTTTTGATCTTGTTTCGAGATGCTCCTGTAGAGGTTTGGGCAATGACAAAGACTCCAATAATG CTGCGGTCGTTAGCTCTACCATTCACTGTTCTTGAATGGACACTTCCCACAGTTCCAAGGCCAACTCAAAGTACACCTTCAAGAACCTCGTCATTTTTATCCAGAGACCGTGTTGGTATGCCTCCGTCTGGGACCTCTTCTCCTACTAAAGCCCCTTCATCAG ATTCGATCACACTTACATGCAATAGTTCATCTTTTGCAGAAGGAGCTGATGGATCTCAAGATGAATTTTCGGAAAGCTTTGCATTTGCTTTGGTCAATGGTGCACTTGGAGTTTTTGAGGTTCATGGACGAAGAATCCGAGATTTCAG ACCTAAGTGGCCATCTTCATCTTTTGTTTCCTCGGATGGATTAATTACGGCAATGGCCTATCGCTTGCCTCATGTA GTTATGGGGGACAGGTCAGGGAACATACGCTGGTGGGATGTGACTACTGGCCAATCATCCTCATTCAACACTCACAGGGATGGTATTAAGAGAATTAAGTTCTCACCGGTTGTTCCTGGAGACCGGAGCCGTGGGCGCATTGCTGTTCTATTCTATGACAACACATTTTCTGTCTTTGACCTT GACTCACCTGATCCAATGGCTAATTCTCTTTTGCAACCCCAATTTCCCGGAACACTTGTACTTGAACTTGATTGGATGCCATTGCGAACAAATAAGAATGATCCGTTGGTGCTGTGCATTGCTGGAGCTGATAGTAGTTTCCGTCTTGTTGAAGTTACTGT AAGTGACGTGAAACTTGGGGGTATTGGTGCTCAATCTCGGTCCATGAAGGAAAGATTTCGGCCCGTACCTTTACTTTCTCCTTTATTGCTCCCCACACCACATGCCCTG GCGTTGCGGATGATCATACAGTTGGGTGTAAAGCCTGCATGGTTTGATGCCTTTAATTCAGCAATGAATATCGTAGATTCACATACTCCAAGAACCCCATCTGATGGAGATTTTCGTGGTTATATGATGGATTCACCGCGTGTTGGTGACACTGTAGTTCCAGAGATGCTTCTCAAAGTATTAGAGCCTTACCGTAAAGAAG GCTGCCTGCTTGATGACGATAAAGTTAGACTATACTCTAAAGTTGTTCAAAAAGACTCATCGTTGAGATTGGCATTTGCTGCTGCTGTCTTTGGTGACTCCATGGAATCACTATTTTGGCTACAACTGCCACATGCTCTCAACCACTTGATGTTTAAAATGGCCAATAAGTCTCCACAAAAAGTCCCAACATCAGCTCAAACTCCTGAGATAGACGAGGCATCAATGTTGAGCAGGATATCGTCTAAAGGGAAATCAGGGCCTGGATCggggaaaaaaaatttgttg ATTAATGGCCAACTTAGACTTATGGCTTTTCAACCAGAAGAACTGTGCGAGCGTGCAACCGAACGGATTACTTGGCATGAAAAATTAGAAGATGAAGAGGCAATTCAAAATCGTGTACATGA ACttgtttcagttggtaacttgGAAGCTGCTGTTAGTTTATTGCTCTCAACTCCTCCAGAGAGCTCTTATTTCTATGCAAATGCTTTACGAGCTGTTGCTCTTTCTTCTGCTGTGTCCAGTTCTCTGCTTGAACTGGCTGTGAAG GTAGTTGCAGCCAACATGGTCAGGTCTGATAGATCATTATCTGGCACACATCTGCTTTGTGCTGTAGGGAGATACCAGGAAGCTTGCTCTCAG TTGCAGGATGCTGGACGATGGACTGATGCTGCAACACTAGCTGCTACACATTTAAAAGGATCTGATTATGCAAG GGTATTGCAAAGATGGGCCGAACAAGTTTTGTACGCTGAACATAACCTTTGGAG GGCTTTGATCTTGTATGTTGCAGCTGGTGCCTTGCCAGAGGCACTGGCTGCACTTCGGGAAGCGCAGCTGCCTGACACAGCAGCAATGTTCATACTTGTTTGCCGTGAaatccatgccaaatttctctCTAACTTGGATTCTGAGGAAGAGGCGTCTTCAATCAAAGATAAGCTGTCAAACTTACCTGGGCTGAACCCCGTAAatgatgatgtcattgcagttGGTGAATATTATGGACAGTACCAAAGGAAACTAGTACATCTGTGCATGGACTCTCAGCCTTATACTGACTAA
- the LOC140842723 gene encoding uncharacterized protein isoform X1 encodes MPRPGPRPYECVKRTWHSDRHQPLRGMIIQQIFSRLVHENHCGATKKNREWLEKLPIVVLKSEEIMYSKANSEAEYSNLETLWDRANEAIDTIIRKEESTETGGLLPPCVEAALNLGCVPVRASRSQRNNNPRSYLRARNQESFDLSPNVSNENTTEHHSIQIPPHTANISMFKKPPNVDSPSLVSEFNKCLTLDTNEGIASFEKLPGIRNSWCTESGSNNAVNIGSVYPLCYGNFKPESSQLGFREPLKSDAIIFGVPIFSSVAKPAEIGSLQNLFPYATDSGITGGSLQSDPKDNMATEPQIGCDLSLRLGRLSGSNSSRENFPGCGTDSVVCRVSQVEDQPNFKEFHFFPVESVSAYDLSMQSRGNWNYEVENPNGEEVSRKRKLPVSGDADLQLCFWSQDFISIQFDGQMKRPGL; translated from the exons ATGCCTAGGCCTGGACCAAGACCGTATGAGTGTGTGAAAAGGACTTGGCATAGCGACAGACACCAACCCTTGAGAGGAATGATTATCCAACAGATTTTCAG CAGGCTTGTGCATGAAAATCACTGTGGTGCAACCAAGAAAAATAGAGAATGGCTGGAGAAGCTGCCTATTGTGGTCTTGAAATCAGAGGAGATTATGTACTCAAAAGCCAATTCTGAG GCTGAGTATTCTAATCTTGAAACGCTCTGGGACCGGGCTAATGAAGCCATTGATACGATCATTAGGAAAGAAGAGAGTACAGAGACTGGAGGGCTTTTGCCTCCTTGTGTTGAAG CTGCACTTAATTTGGGATGTGTTCCGGTAAGAGCATCTAGAAGCCAAAGGAACAACAACCCGAGATCTTACCTCCGAGCAAGAAATCAAGAATCATTCGACTTGTCTCCGAATGTCTCAAATGAGAATACCACTGAACACCATTCTATACAGATACCTCCTCATACAGCCAATATCTCAATGTTCAAGAAACCGCCTAATGTAGATTCTCCAAGTTTAGTTTCGGAGTTTAACAAGTGTCTAACTTTAGATACTAATGAAGGAATTGCTTCTTTTGAAAAACTTCCTGGTATCAGGAATAGTTGGTGTACTGAATCGGGATCTAACAATGCGGTCAACATCGGTTCTGTATATCCCTTATGCTATGGTAACTTCAAACCAGAATCTTCTCAGTTAGGCTTCCGAGAACCCCTAAAATCTGATGCTATCATCTTTGGCGTTCCTATTTTTTCTTCGGTTGCTAAACCTGCTGAAATCGGAAGCTTGCAAAATCTATTCCCTTATGCTACAGATTCAGGCATTACTGGAGGAAGTTTGCAATCAGATCCAAAGGACAACATGGCAACGGAACCTCAAATAGGTTGTGACTTGTCCTTGAGATTGGGTAGGCTTTCAGGGTCAAACTCGAGCAGGGAAAACTTCCCTGGTTGTGGAACTGATAGTGTTGTTTGTAGAGTTTCTCAGGTCGAAGACCAGCCCAACTTCAAGGAGTTCCATTTCTTTCCTGTAGAATCTGTCTCGGCCTATGATCTATCCATGCAAAGTAGAGGTAATTGGAATTACGAGGTTGAAAATCCGAATGGGGAAGAAGTTTCTAGAAAGCGTAAGCTACCCGTTAGTGGAGATGCAGACCTCCAGTTATGTTTCTGGTCACAGGATTTTATTTCTATCCAGTTTGATGGTCAAATGAAAAGACCAGGCTTGTAG